One genomic segment of Amycolatopsis sp. Hca4 includes these proteins:
- the hrpA gene encoding ATP-dependent RNA helicase HrpA — MSEPSPFTALRARLPELMPRDELRLRRRLEGARKARNRDSVLAQIAADIDKAELRVQSRRASVPKIEYPQELPVSKLKDEIAAAIDKHQVVIVAGETGSGKTTQLPKICLELGRGIRGQIGHTQPRRLAARTVADRIAGELHTELGDAVGYKVRFTDQSGQDTLVKLMTDGILLAEIQTDRSLRQYDTLIIDEAHERSLNIDFILGYLKQLLPRRPDLKVIITSATIDPERFSKHFDDAPIVEVSGRTYPVEVRYRPLVDPDDPSEDADERDQTQGILDAVEELCAEGPGDILVFLSGEREIRDTADVLNRANLRNTEVLPLYARLSSAEQQRIFQSHTGRRVVLATNVAETSLTVPGIKYVVDPGTARISRYSHRTKVQRLPIEPVSQASANQRKGRCGRTSDGICIRLYSEEDFESRPEFTDPEILRTNLASVILQMTSLGLGDIAAFPFVEPPDRRQVSDGIGLLQELGAFSSTSSDRSLTDIGRKLAQLPVDPRMGRMVLEAARNGCVREVMIIAAALSIQDPRERPAEKQQAADAQHARFADPTSDFLAYLNLWEYVADQQKALSGNQFRRMCRTEYLNYLRLREWQDIFSQLRQLAKPLGISLNTNTAPVDPQRVHTSLIAGLLSHIGLKDPAKGDYLGARGARFGIFPGSALFKKQPRWVMSAELVETSRLWARVNARIEPEWVEPLAQHVVKRSYSEPHWERKQGAVIATEKVTLYGVPLIADRRVNYGRIDPEMSRALFIRHALVEGDWQTRHHFFAENRALLEEVEDLENRARRRDILVDDQTLYEFYDARVPADVVSVRHFDSWWKKARHTDPDLLSFEKSMLINESAGSVREGDYPDSWTQGTQVFKLTYQFEPGADADGVTVHIPLPVLNQVTPDGFDWQVPGLRAELVTQLIKSLPKALRRNFVPAPDTARDVLSRVSPSDGPLLEVLGRELRALRGITVPYADWDPASVPDHLKMTFRVVDERGRRVAEGKDVAELQRRLAPKVRETISKAANTLEKAGLTKPSFGSLPKVFESTQRGHDVKAYPALVDEGASVAVRLLDTPEQQRHAMWAGTRRMLRLNLNSPMKFITRSLSNSSKLVLNRNPHGSVAALLEDCVDCAVDALMTAAGGPAFDEAGFQVLLSKVREGLHTEVLAVLTDVEKILRAANDVEVQLSSARGPAESLADIRAQLSALVYPGFVTETGASRLRHVVRYLQGISRRLEKLVSEPTRDLQRTADIAWITREYADALASLPPGTSSPALREVRWMIEELRVSFFAQTLGTAHPVSLKRITKALDDALG, encoded by the coding sequence ATGTCCGAGCCATCCCCCTTCACCGCGCTGCGAGCGCGCCTGCCCGAGCTGATGCCGCGTGACGAGCTGCGGCTGCGTCGCCGGCTCGAAGGCGCCCGCAAAGCCCGCAACCGCGACTCCGTGCTCGCGCAGATCGCCGCCGACATCGACAAGGCCGAGCTGCGCGTCCAGTCGCGGCGCGCGAGCGTGCCCAAGATCGAGTACCCGCAAGAGCTGCCGGTCAGCAAGCTCAAGGACGAGATCGCCGCGGCCATCGACAAGCACCAGGTCGTGATCGTCGCGGGGGAGACCGGCTCGGGCAAGACCACCCAGCTGCCGAAGATCTGCCTGGAGCTGGGCCGCGGCATCCGCGGCCAGATCGGACACACCCAGCCGCGGCGGCTGGCCGCGCGCACGGTCGCCGACCGGATCGCCGGCGAACTCCACACCGAGCTGGGCGACGCGGTCGGCTACAAGGTCCGGTTCACCGACCAGTCCGGGCAGGACACCCTGGTCAAGCTGATGACCGACGGCATCCTGCTGGCCGAGATCCAGACCGACCGGTCGCTGCGCCAGTACGACACGCTGATCATCGACGAGGCCCACGAGCGCAGCCTCAACATCGACTTCATCCTCGGCTACCTCAAGCAGCTGCTGCCCCGCCGTCCCGATCTCAAGGTCATCATCACCTCGGCGACCATCGACCCGGAACGCTTCTCGAAGCACTTCGACGACGCGCCGATCGTCGAGGTCTCCGGGCGGACGTACCCGGTGGAGGTCCGCTACCGGCCGCTGGTCGACCCCGACGACCCTTCCGAAGACGCCGACGAGCGCGACCAGACCCAAGGCATCCTCGACGCCGTCGAGGAGCTGTGCGCCGAAGGCCCCGGCGACATCCTGGTGTTCCTCTCCGGCGAGCGCGAGATCCGCGACACCGCGGACGTGCTCAACCGGGCCAACCTGCGCAACACCGAGGTGCTGCCGCTGTACGCGCGGCTGTCGTCAGCCGAGCAGCAGCGCATCTTCCAGTCCCACACCGGGCGCCGGGTGGTGCTGGCGACGAACGTCGCCGAGACGTCGCTGACCGTGCCGGGCATCAAGTACGTCGTCGACCCGGGCACCGCGCGGATCTCCCGCTACAGCCACCGCACCAAGGTGCAGCGGCTGCCGATCGAGCCGGTGTCGCAGGCGTCGGCGAACCAGCGCAAGGGCCGCTGCGGCCGGACGTCCGACGGCATCTGCATCCGGCTCTATTCCGAAGAGGACTTCGAAAGCCGGCCCGAGTTCACCGATCCCGAGATCCTGCGGACCAACCTGGCCTCGGTCATCCTGCAGATGACGTCGCTGGGCCTCGGCGACATCGCCGCGTTCCCGTTCGTCGAGCCGCCGGACCGCCGCCAGGTCAGCGACGGCATCGGCCTGCTGCAGGAGCTGGGCGCGTTCTCCTCGACGAGTTCCGACCGCAGCCTGACCGACATCGGCCGCAAGCTGGCGCAGCTGCCGGTCGACCCGCGGATGGGCCGGATGGTCCTGGAGGCCGCCCGTAACGGCTGTGTCCGCGAAGTGATGATCATCGCGGCCGCACTGTCCATTCAGGACCCGCGCGAGCGGCCGGCCGAGAAGCAGCAGGCGGCCGACGCCCAGCACGCGCGGTTCGCCGACCCGACGTCGGACTTCCTGGCCTACCTGAACCTCTGGGAGTACGTCGCCGACCAGCAGAAGGCGTTGTCCGGCAACCAGTTCCGCCGCATGTGCCGCACGGAGTACCTGAACTACCTGCGTCTGCGCGAGTGGCAGGACATCTTCAGCCAGCTGCGCCAGCTGGCCAAGCCGCTCGGGATCTCCCTGAACACGAACACCGCCCCGGTGGACCCGCAGCGCGTGCACACGTCGCTGATCGCCGGGCTGCTCTCCCACATCGGGCTCAAGGACCCGGCCAAGGGCGACTACCTGGGCGCGCGCGGCGCCCGCTTCGGCATCTTCCCGGGGTCGGCGCTGTTCAAGAAGCAGCCGCGCTGGGTGATGTCGGCGGAGCTGGTCGAGACGTCCCGGCTGTGGGCGCGGGTCAACGCGCGCATCGAGCCCGAATGGGTCGAGCCGCTGGCCCAGCACGTCGTCAAGCGGTCGTACTCCGAGCCGCACTGGGAACGCAAGCAGGGCGCGGTGATCGCGACCGAGAAGGTGACGCTGTACGGCGTCCCGCTGATCGCCGACCGCCGCGTCAACTACGGCCGGATCGACCCGGAGATGTCGCGGGCGCTGTTCATCCGGCACGCGCTGGTGGAGGGCGACTGGCAGACGCGGCACCACTTCTTCGCCGAGAACCGCGCGCTGCTGGAGGAGGTCGAGGACCTCGAGAACCGCGCCCGGCGGCGCGACATCCTGGTCGACGACCAGACGCTGTACGAGTTCTACGACGCGCGCGTCCCGGCGGACGTCGTCTCGGTGCGCCACTTCGACAGCTGGTGGAAGAAGGCCCGGCACACCGATCCCGACCTGCTGTCGTTCGAGAAGTCCATGCTCATCAACGAGTCCGCGGGCAGCGTCCGCGAGGGCGACTACCCGGACTCGTGGACGCAGGGCACGCAGGTGTTCAAGCTGACCTACCAGTTCGAGCCGGGGGCGGACGCCGACGGCGTCACCGTGCACATCCCGCTGCCGGTGCTGAACCAGGTGACCCCGGACGGGTTCGACTGGCAGGTGCCGGGCCTGCGCGCGGAGCTGGTGACGCAGCTGATCAAGTCACTGCCGAAGGCGTTGCGCCGCAACTTCGTCCCGGCGCCGGACACCGCGCGGGACGTTCTTTCGCGAGTGTCCCCTTCGGACGGTCCGCTGCTGGAGGTGCTCGGCCGCGAGCTGCGGGCGCTGCGCGGGATCACCGTGCCGTACGCGGACTGGGATCCGGCTTCGGTGCCGGATCACCTGAAGATGACGTTCCGCGTGGTCGACGAGCGGGGTCGCCGGGTGGCCGAGGGCAAGGACGTCGCGGAACTCCAGCGGCGGCTGGCGCCGAAGGTCCGTGAGACGATCTCGAAGGCGGCCAACACGCTGGAGAAGGCCGGGCTGACGAAACCGTCGTTCGGCTCGCTGCCGAAGGTGTTCGAGTCGACGCAGCGCGGCCACGACGTGAAGGCGTACCCGGCGCTGGTGGACGAAGGTGCGTCGGTGGCGGTCCGGCTGCTGGACACGCCGGAGCAGCAGCGGCACGCGATGTGGGCGGGCACCCGGCGGATGCTGCGGCTGAACCTGAACTCGCCGATGAAGTTCATCACGAGGTCGCTGTCCAACTCGTCGAAGCTGGTGCTGAACCGCAACCCGCACGGAAGTGTCGCGGCCCTGCTGGAGGACTGCGTCGACTGCGCGGTGGACGCCCTGATGACGGCCGCCGGCGGCCCGGCGTTCGACGAGGCGGGCTTCCAGGTGCTGCTGTCGAAGGTGCGCGAGGGTCTGCACACCGAGGTGCTGGCGGTGTTGACGGACGTGGAGAAGATCCTCCGCGCGGCGAACGACGTCGAGGTCCAGCTGTCGTCGGCCCGCGGCCCGGCGGAGTCGCTGGCGGACATCCGGGCTCAGCTGTCGGCGCTGGTGTACCCGGGTTTCGTGACGGAGACGGGCGCTTCGCGGCTGCGGCACGTGGTGCGGTACCTGCAGGGGATTTCCCGCAGGTTGGAGAAGCTGGTTTCGGAGCCGACGCGCGACCTGCAGCGGACGGCGGACATCGCGTGGATCACGCGGGAGTATGCCGACGCCTTGGCATCGTTGCCGCCGGGCACCTCGTCCCCGGCGTTGCGCGAGGTGCGGTGGATGATCGAGGAATTGCGGGTTTCGTTCTTCGCGCAGACGCTGGGGACGGCGCATCCGGTGTCGTTGAAGCGGATCACGAAGGCCTTGGACGACGCCCTGGGTTAG
- a CDS encoding maleylpyruvate isomerase family mycothiol-dependent enzyme, whose protein sequence is MIDYGLDLSAVDHNRALPDLVAEGDELDALVSAAPDWTRPTPAAGWTIAHQIAHLAAADANLLVALRTPEAFDEKPEDADAVAAAGAAEPREALLERWRTGRAEVAAALREVPRERAFPWIGSAVTPALMVPLRLLETWAHGQDVYDTLGAEHRPTGRLRHVAALGVEGRTLSFYAAQLPIPAEPFRLELTGPGGETWTWGPADAAQRIEGSALDFCLRVTQRRRLAETGLTAVGQDARTWLEIARVFL, encoded by the coding sequence ATGATCGACTACGGCCTCGACCTTTCCGCGGTGGACCACAACCGCGCGTTGCCCGATCTGGTGGCCGAGGGAGACGAACTCGACGCCCTCGTCTCGGCGGCGCCCGACTGGACCCGCCCGACCCCGGCCGCGGGCTGGACGATCGCCCACCAGATCGCCCACCTCGCCGCCGCCGACGCGAACCTGCTCGTCGCCCTGCGGACCCCGGAAGCCTTCGACGAAAAGCCGGAAGACGCTGACGCGGTAGCCGCCGCGGGCGCGGCCGAACCGCGGGAAGCGCTGCTGGAACGCTGGCGTACCGGCCGCGCCGAGGTGGCGGCGGCGCTGCGCGAGGTACCGCGCGAGCGGGCGTTCCCGTGGATCGGCTCGGCGGTGACACCGGCACTGATGGTGCCGCTGCGGCTGCTGGAGACGTGGGCGCACGGCCAGGACGTCTACGACACCCTCGGCGCCGAGCACCGGCCGACCGGCAGGCTCCGGCACGTGGCCGCGCTGGGTGTCGAAGGCCGGACGCTGTCCTTCTACGCGGCCCAGCTGCCGATTCCGGCGGAGCCGTTCCGCCTCGAGCTGACCGGTCCGGGCGGCGAGACCTGGACGTGGGGCCCGGCCGACGCCGCGCAGCGGATCGAGGGCAGCGCGCTCGACTTCTGCCTCCGCGTCACCCAGCGCCGCCGGCTGGCCGAAACGGGCCTGACCGCGGTCGGCCAAGACGCGCGGACGTGGTTGGAGATCGCGCGGGTCTTCCTCTAA